In the genome of Pseudomonadota bacterium, one region contains:
- a CDS encoding S24 family peptidase, which yields MKRKPEKVRLLNLELLIAEAGSAAKLARVAGTNSSYLSQVRNQMPTKKGTPRGVGDDLAEKLERGMGKPLGWMDEAHDDPSQQPAESPEPNADEGPDIRSLRPLISWVQAGEWSEISEGFAPQYGVELLPCPVTCSPESFVLRVRGSSMEPKFHEGDLIFVDPDVAAVHGKYVVVRIDESNEATFKQLIVEGNRQYLKALNPDWPNRIIELNTTATIVGVVVFKGEVV from the coding sequence ATGAAGCGAAAACCCGAAAAGGTCAGGCTCCTGAATCTAGAGCTACTGATCGCCGAGGCCGGTTCTGCGGCCAAACTCGCCCGGGTCGCCGGCACCAATAGTTCCTATCTGAGCCAGGTCCGAAATCAAATGCCCACCAAGAAGGGCACGCCCAGGGGAGTGGGTGATGATCTGGCGGAAAAGCTGGAACGTGGCATGGGAAAACCGTTGGGCTGGATGGATGAAGCCCACGACGACCCATCGCAGCAACCAGCTGAGTCCCCAGAACCGAACGCCGATGAAGGGCCCGATATTCGCAGCTTGCGGCCGCTGATTTCCTGGGTGCAGGCGGGTGAATGGTCTGAGATTTCCGAAGGTTTCGCCCCGCAATACGGGGTAGAACTGCTCCCCTGTCCCGTAACGTGCAGCCCGGAATCCTTTGTATTGCGCGTTCGCGGCTCAAGCATGGAGCCCAAATTCCATGAAGGTGATCTGATTTTTGTGGACCCCGATGTCGCCGCAGTACACGGGAAATACGTGGTGGTACGCATCGATGAATCCAACGAGGCCACCTTCAAACAACTGATCGTCGAAGGGAACCGGCAGTACCTGAAGGCACTGAATCCGGACTGGCCGAACCGCATCATTGAACTCAATACGACCGCGACCATCGTCGGCGTCGTAGTGTTCAAAGGTGAAGTCGTGTGA